Proteins from one Capricornis sumatraensis isolate serow.1 chromosome 2, serow.2, whole genome shotgun sequence genomic window:
- the SORD gene encoding sorbitol dehydrogenase, producing the protein MAAAKPENLSLVVHGPGDLRLENYPIPEPGPNEVLLKMHSVGICGSDVHYWQHGRIGDFVVKKPMVLGHEASGTVVKVGSLVRHLQPGDRVAIEPGAPRETDEFCKIGRYNLSPTIFFCATPPDDGNLCRFYKHNANFCYKLPDNVTFEEGALIEPLSVGIHACRRAGVTLGNKVLVCGAGPIGLVSLLAAKAMGAAQVVVTDLSASRLSKAKEVGADFILQISNESPQEIAKKVEGLLGGKPEVTIECTGVETSIQAGIYATHSGGTLVLVGLGSEMTSVPLVHAATREVDIKGVFRYCNTWPMAISMLASKSVNVKPLVTHRFPLEKALEAFETSKKGLGLKVMIKCDPNDQNP; encoded by the exons AGGTGCTTCTGAAGATGCATTCTGTTGGAATTTGTGGCTCAGATGTCCATTACTGGCAGCACGGTCGAATTGGAGATTTTGTTGTGAAAAAGCCAATGGTGCTGGGGCATGAAGCTTCAGGAACAGTTGTAAAAGTGGGATCATTGGTCAGGCACCTACAACCAG GTGATCGTGTTGCCATTGAGCCTGGTGCTCCTCGAGAAACCGATGAGTTCTGCAAGATTGGCCGATACAATCTGTCACCTACCATCTTCTTCTGCGCCACGCCCCCCGATGATGGGAACCTCTGCCGGTTCTACAAGCACAATGCTAACTTCTGCTACAA GCTTCCTGACAATGTCACCTTTGAGGAAGGGGCCCTGATTGAGCCACTGTCTGTGGGGATCCATGCCTGCCGGCGAGCTGGAGTTACCCTGGGGAACAAGGTCCTTGTGTGTGGAGCTG GGCCAATTGGACTGGTCAGTTTGCTTGCAGCCAAGGCAATGGGCGCAGCTCAAGTAGTGGTAACTG ATCTGTCAGCCTCTCGGTTGTCTAAAGCCAAGGAAGTCGGGGCTGATTTCATCCTCCAGATCTCCAACGAGAGCCCTCAGGAAATAGCCAAGAAAGTGGAAGGCCTGCTGGGCGGCAAGCCAGAAGTCACAATTGAGTGCACAGGGGTGGAGACCTCCATCCAGGCCGGCATCTAT GCCACTCATTCCGGTGGGACCCTGGTGCTGGTGGGGCTGGGCTCTGAGATGACCAGTGTGCCCCTTGTGCACGCAGCCACCAGGGAGGTGGACATCAAGGGCGTGTTTCGATACTGTAATAC ATGGCCAATGGCGATTTCAATGCTTGCATCCAAGTCTGTGAATGTAAAGCCCTTGGTCACCCATCGGTTTCCTCTGGAGAAAGCTCTGGAGGCCTTTGAAACATCCAAAAAGGGTTTGGGGTTGAAAGTCATGATCAAGTGTGACCCCAACGACCAGAATCCATGA